The Triticum aestivum cultivar Chinese Spring chromosome 7B, IWGSC CS RefSeq v2.1, whole genome shotgun sequence genome window below encodes:
- the LOC123156706 gene encoding uncharacterized protein has product MAPSTTTGAVPVPRCPVIFNGQNYRDWVQHMKLHMRGQLVWEHLSGALPCPLLPTPPAELAFPVDADETKQREMLDAFEEATEEYQNQLHLYKQWTNDDARASSILVNSMDVDLTMDVVALTTAYQMWEHLRHRYESTGDAMYLSVVRQEQQLQQGDATVDDFYKEMSAVWRQLDSLGADVCRRCQCCVRQQAKLEVRRLYDFLTRLRPEFEQSRAQLLARHPRLSTLEALAEVRSEEVRLRSTGLLPSSSAVLAARVPPPLPGVPSSTQVAATSTSAFYNYCKQDGHMITECIKRRKQGRRGGRPQKDSGGSSNFREGSLEKVHQEMLTLLRRLTASAPSSGSAGSAGQTSGPPPHSSSGSSYGDSGWDRSSAP; this is encoded by the exons ATGGCGCCCTCCACCACCACCGGTGCTGTCCCAGTCCCACGATGTCCTGTTATCTTCAACGGACAGAACTACAGGGACTGGGTGCAGCACAtgaagctgcacatgaggggccAGCTGGTCTGGGAGCACCTCTCTGGTGCTCTGCCTTGTCCCCTGCTGCCCACTCCTCCAGCTGAGTTGGCCTTCCCTGTTGATGCCGATGAAACCAAGCAACGTGAGATGCTAGATGCTTTTGAAGAGGCCACTGAAGAGTATCAGAATCAACTCCACTTATACAAGCAATGGACAAATGATGATGCTCGAGCCTCTTCTATCTTGGTGAACAGCATGGATGTTGATCTCACCATGGATGTGGTGGCCCTTACCACTGCATATCAGATGTGGGAGCACCTTCGCCATCGCTATGAGTCTACAGGGGATGCCATGTATCTCTCTGTTGTTCGCCAAGAGCAACAACTACAACAGGGAGATGCTACTGTGGATGATTTCTACAAGGAGATGTCGGCGGTGTGGCGCCAATTGGACTCTCTGGGAGCTGATGTTTGTCGCAGATGTCAGTGTTGTGTGCGGCAACAAGCTAAGCTGGAGGTTCGTCGCCTCTACGACTTCCTCACTCGCCTCCGGCCGGAGTTCGAGCAGAGTCGTGCTCAGCTATTGGCACGCCATCCTCGGCTCTCTACTCTGGAGGCCCTTGCTGAGGTGCGATCTGAGGAGGTGCGCCTACGGAGCACGGGCTTATTGCCATCCTCTTCAGCAGTCCTGGCTGCCCGCGTTCCACCACCGCTGCCTGGTGTGCCCTCTTCTACACAGGTGGCAGCAACCTCCACTAGTGCTTTCTACAACTACTGCAAGCAGGATGGTCACATGATCACGGAGTGCATCAAGAGGAGGAAACAGGGTCGCCGCGGTGGCCGTCCTCAAAAGGACTCGGGAGGCTCCTCTAATTTTCGTGAGGGCTCCCTTGAGAAGGTTCACCAGGAGATGCTCACCTTGCTGCGCCGCCTTACTGCTTCTGCACCATCCTCAGGTTCTGCTGGTTCTGCTGGTCAGACGTCTGGTCCACCACCGCACTCTTCGTCAG GATCGTCGTACGGGGACTCTGGTTGGGATCGGTCCTCGGCGCCATGA